One Deltaproteobacteria bacterium DNA window includes the following coding sequences:
- a CDS encoding ABC transporter substrate-binding protein gives MLCKRFIITLFVVSVMGAAASVSVAGEPTEYIRKTTDKIIAILTDPALKGSDKDRERAQQIRKAVDERFDWEEMSKRTLARHWKDRTPEEREEFIVLFGRLLERTYLDKVEGYSGEKVLYAEEKVEGSYAVVTVKIITKEETEIRVAYRLKKKEGEWMVYDISIEGVSLVNNYRKQFQSIMTRSSYDDLIQRLRSKVEGEE, from the coding sequence ATGCTTTGCAAGCGGTTCATCATCACCCTATTTGTTGTCTCGGTAATGGGTGCTGCGGCATCCGTATCCGTGGCCGGAGAACCGACAGAATATATCCGGAAGACAACTGACAAGATTATCGCCATTTTGACCGATCCCGCGTTGAAAGGGTCTGACAAGGACCGGGAGCGGGCCCAACAGATCCGGAAGGCCGTGGATGAGCGGTTTGACTGGGAAGAGATGTCCAAAAGGACCCTTGCAAGGCATTGGAAGGACCGGACCCCCGAGGAAAGGGAAGAATTTATAGTGCTCTTCGGCAGACTGTTGGAGCGTACCTATCTGGACAAGGTGGAGGGCTATTCGGGCGAGAAGGTGCTGTATGCAGAGGAAAAGGTTGAAGGAAGTTATGCCGTTGTCACAGTCAAGATCATCACCAAGGAAGAGACGGAAATCCGGGTGGCGTACAGACTCAAGAAGAAAGAGGGGGAGTGGATGGTCTACGACATTTCCATTGAAGGGGTCAGTCTCGTGAATAACTACCGGAAACAGTTCCAAAGCATCATGACCCGTTCTTCTTATGACGATTTGATTCAACGGTTGAGATCAAAGGTCGAAGGAGAGGAATAA
- the mlaD gene encoding outer membrane lipid asymmetry maintenance protein MlaD: MRKFDLEFAVGLFMIIGILCLGYISIKLGRMEILGDKGYEVEAVFSNTGGLKVGSSVVIAGVDIGRVREVALEDYQARVVLNLPQEVEIQEDAIASIKTKGLIGEKYVEITPGGAEELIKPGGRIRDTQSAVDFEELISNYVFGKI, encoded by the coding sequence ATGAGGAAATTCGACCTTGAGTTTGCGGTGGGTCTTTTTATGATCATAGGAATCCTCTGTCTGGGATATATTTCCATTAAATTGGGAAGGATGGAGATCTTGGGCGACAAAGGATATGAGGTGGAGGCTGTCTTTTCCAACACCGGGGGATTGAAGGTGGGGTCATCGGTCGTGATTGCAGGGGTGGACATCGGACGGGTCAGGGAGGTTGCCCTGGAAGATTACCAGGCCAGGGTGGTGCTTAATCTTCCGCAGGAGGTGGAAATACAGGAAGATGCCATCGCCTCCATCAAAACCAAGGGGCTGATCGGCGAGAAATATGTGGAGATTACGCCGGGGGGGGCAGAGGAACTCATCAAGCCGGGCGGGCGGATCAGGGATACCCAGTCTGCGGTTGATTTTGAGGAATTGATCTCCAATTACGTATTCGGCAAAATCTAA
- a CDS encoding ATP-binding cassette domain-containing protein: MIQIENLYKSFDGNEVFRGISLGIPKGLILALIGRSGCGKSVLLKHVAGLIKPEKGRVVVDGKDMGTARGKVLTGLREHLGFLFQGGALFDSMSIFENVAFPLKEKTRLSQHLIQARALRELENVGLSGSEHKYPSQISGGMVKRAALARSLVSDPEIMLFDEPTTGLDPMTGQAIIELIDSCHERLHFTGIIVTHEITRVAPIVDRIAMLHEGVIRAEGTPSEFFSSEDSVVRAFLGDGSEKEMS; this comes from the coding sequence ATGATTCAGATAGAAAACCTCTATAAGTCTTTTGATGGGAACGAGGTGTTCAGAGGGATTTCATTAGGGATTCCCAAAGGTCTGATCCTGGCCCTTATCGGGAGAAGCGGTTGCGGTAAGAGCGTTCTGTTAAAGCATGTGGCCGGGTTGATCAAACCGGAGAAGGGCCGGGTGGTGGTTGATGGCAAAGACATGGGAACGGCCAGGGGGAAGGTCTTGACTGGGTTGCGGGAGCATCTGGGCTTTTTATTTCAAGGAGGCGCGCTCTTTGATTCCATGAGTATATTTGAGAACGTTGCGTTCCCCCTTAAAGAAAAGACCCGTCTGAGTCAACACCTGATACAGGCAAGGGCCTTGAGGGAACTGGAGAATGTAGGGTTGTCAGGTTCGGAACACAAATATCCGTCCCAGATCAGCGGGGGAATGGTCAAGCGGGCGGCCCTGGCCAGGTCCCTGGTCAGCGATCCGGAGATCATGCTCTTTGACGAACCGACCACGGGACTTGATCCGATGACGGGCCAGGCCATCATCGAACTCATCGATTCGTGCCATGAGCGGCTCCATTTCACCGGAATTATCGTAACCCATGAAATCACCAGGGTGGCTCCCATCGTGGACCGGATCGCCATGCTCCATGAGGGCGTCATCCGGGCGGAGGGAACGCCGTCTGAGTTTTTTTCCTCTGAAGATTCGGTGGTGAGGGCCTTTCTCGGGGATGGGTCAGAAAAAGAGATGAGTTGA
- a CDS encoding MlaE family lipid ABC transporter permease subunit, whose translation MFAITKRFGASTIEYIRRMGVMGLFLFKAVLFMGIPPLKVGRFLKQIRFIGMQSVVVILLTGAFSGMVLGFQGYYSLSRFGSDAFLGPMVGLALIKELGPVISALMVTGRAGSAIAAEIGIMRMSEQIDALELMGLNPYRYLVVPNFLAAMVSLPLLTAIFDVVGIFGGYLIGGKLLGVGAGTYFGEMASYVEMSDIMEGIYKSFSFGVIIVWVCCFKGYYAGIFSGFGSEGVSRATTQAVVLSSVLILVWDYFMTSILF comes from the coding sequence ATGTTCGCCATTACAAAAAGATTCGGGGCCTCAACCATAGAATATATCCGCAGGATGGGGGTGATGGGCCTATTCCTGTTCAAGGCCGTCCTGTTTATGGGTATTCCGCCCCTCAAGGTCGGAAGGTTTCTCAAGCAGATTCGCTTCATCGGCATGCAATCGGTGGTTGTCATCCTTCTCACCGGGGCATTTTCAGGGATGGTATTGGGGTTTCAGGGATATTACAGCCTGAGCCGATTCGGGTCCGATGCCTTTTTGGGACCGATGGTGGGACTTGCCCTGATCAAAGAGTTGGGGCCGGTCATATCCGCCCTCATGGTTACAGGGAGGGCGGGTTCGGCCATTGCCGCCGAGATCGGCATTATGCGCATGAGTGAACAGATCGATGCGCTGGAACTGATGGGCCTGAATCCTTATCGTTACCTGGTGGTCCCTAATTTCCTGGCGGCCATGGTATCGCTCCCCCTGTTGACCGCCATCTTTGATGTGGTCGGAATCTTCGGGGGGTATCTCATCGGAGGAAAACTCCTCGGAGTAGGGGCGGGCACCTATTTCGGGGAGATGGCCAGCTATGTGGAAATGTCGGATATCATGGAGGGGATCTATAAATCATTCAGCTTCGGCGTGATCATCGTATGGGTCTGCTGTTTCAAGGGATATTATGCCGGGATATTTTCTGGGTTCGGTTCAGAGGGGGTGAGCAGGGCGACCACCCAGGCAGTGGTCCTGTCCTCGGTGCTGATTCTCGTATGGGATTATTTTATGACCTCCATCTTATTCTAA
- a CDS encoding 23S rRNA (pseudouridine(1915)-N(3))-methyltransferase RlmH, whose translation MSKIKFIVVGSTRSSFLKQGEAFYLERLQRYASTEWVEVKPQKVTKGRSREEILRGEARSIAKKCLPDDHVIAMDVKGKQYDSQGLAALVEHLSQTQKRLCFIVGGPLGLSKEVLESASGIVSLSKMTLTHEMSRLVLLEQLYRAYTIIKGEKYHK comes from the coding sequence GTGTCAAAAATAAAATTCATCGTTGTCGGAAGCACCCGATCATCTTTTCTGAAACAGGGAGAGGCCTTTTACCTGGAGAGGCTCCAGAGATATGCGTCCACGGAATGGGTCGAGGTTAAGCCCCAGAAGGTGACAAAAGGCCGATCAAGAGAGGAGATATTGAGGGGTGAGGCCCGATCCATCGCGAAGAAATGTCTGCCGGACGACCATGTCATCGCCATGGACGTAAAGGGGAAGCAATATGACTCGCAAGGCCTTGCGGCCCTGGTTGAACACCTTTCGCAGACACAAAAACGACTCTGTTTTATAGTGGGCGGGCCCTTAGGCCTGTCAAAAGAGGTTCTTGAGTCTGCATCCGGAATTGTTTCGCTCTCAAAAATGACCCTGACGCACGAGATGAGCCGTCTGGTCCTTCTCGAACAGCTCTACAGGGCGTACACCATCATCAAAGGCGAAAAATATCACAAATAG
- a CDS encoding response regulator produces the protein MAKILIVDDEEHIRYLYSEELSDAGYEVITAENGHLLLEKIEKEKPDLVVLDIKMVDYNGLDLLQDIRNKFYDLPVVLCTAYDTFKEDMKSIAADYYVIKSFDLSELKNKIAMALEAGADKEKK, from the coding sequence ATGGCAAAAATACTGATTGTGGATGATGAGGAACATATCCGCTACCTGTATTCAGAAGAGCTTAGCGATGCCGGTTACGAGGTGATTACCGCAGAAAACGGTCATCTCCTTTTGGAAAAGATTGAGAAAGAGAAGCCTGATCTGGTGGTCCTGGACATCAAGATGGTGGATTACAACGGTCTGGATCTATTACAGGATATCCGGAATAAATTCTATGACCTCCCTGTGGTGCTCTGTACGGCCTATGACACCTTCAAAGAGGATATGAAGTCGATCGCCGCCGATTATTATGTGATTAAATCGTTCGATCTTTCCGAACTCAAGAACAAGATCGCCATGGCCTTGGAAGCGGGCGCAGATAAAGAAAAAAAGTAG